The proteins below come from a single Garra rufa chromosome 25, GarRuf1.0, whole genome shotgun sequence genomic window:
- the LOC141302070 gene encoding class I histocompatibility antigen, F10 alpha chain-like yields the protein MDIIIALLVLLLQTSASDASHSLSLLSTYIEGKTQFPKFSYITTLDDITVGYYNAETYIPKGNTTNEDDVVDSDYIKGISDYMYNSFVRRSALFRQHSQNYDIDVYQTLVVCELLDLDKPGKMLTKDAAGGSTTDELCYFNSNFTYTVSVNITQEVLKPHLEEFKQKYEKFYYKICIDTLRNYLKKRQNEVNRKMKPQVRFLQKANTDSEGSRLSCLATRFYPRHITMTLFRDGQSVADHEFTGGDLRPNDDGTYQMRKSLEISAADKHKYTCSVTHLSLDNKLDVTLEDDLSRYHTGVLLAALAVLLLVCVILAIAIVICIKRQAESQIEVEEVL from the exons ATGGATATAATCATCGCGTTACTTGTACTATTACTTCAAACATCTGCTTCAGATG CTTCTCACTCTTTGTCGTTGCTTTCAACTTACATTGAGGGAAAAACTCAATTTCCTAAATTTAGTTACATAACAACTTTGGATGACATAACAGTTGGATACTACAATGCAGAGACGTATATTCCAAAAGGGAATACGACGAATGAGGATGATGTGGTTGATTCAGATTACATAAAGGGTATAAGTGACTACATGTATAACTCCTTTGTGAGACGATCTGCACTGTTTAGGCAACACAGCCAAAATTATG ATATTGATGTTTATCAGACACTGGTTGTCTGTGAGCTGCTGGACCTTGACAAGCCTGGAAAGATGCTTACTAAAGATGCCGCTGGAGGATCCACCACAGATGAGCTGTGTTACTTTAACAGCAACTTTACGTATACTGTGAGTGTAAATATTACACAAGAAGTGCTCAAACCACACCTGGAAGAATTCAAGCAGAAATATGAAAAGTTCTATTACAAAATTTGTATAGATACTCTAAGAAATTACCTCAAAAAGAGACAGAATGAAGTAAATAGAAAGA TGAAACCGCAAGTCAGATTCCTTCAGAAAGCGAACACAGATTCTGAAGGGTCCCGTTTGAGTTGTTTGGCAACAAGATTTTACCCTCGTCACATTACCATGACCCTGTTCAGAGATGGTCAGTCTGTAGCTGATCATGAGTTCACTGGAGGAGATCTGCGGCCCAATGATGACGGGACGTACCAGATGAGGAAGAGTCTGGAGATCAGTGCTGCAGACAAACACAAATACACCTGCTCTGTCACACATCTCAGTCTGGACAACAAACTTGACGTCACTTTGG AAGATGACCTTTCCAGATATCACACAGGTGTTCTCCTAGCTGCTCTTGCTGTCCTGCTGTTGGTATGTGTGATTTTGGCAATAGCAATAGTCATCTGCATTAAGAGGCAAGCAGAAAGCCAGATAG AAGTTGAAGAAGTTTTGTAA
- the LOC141302093 gene encoding major histocompatibility complex class I-related gene protein-like, with protein sequence MNTPCALICFLLVPGSVLAGSHTLRVFATYITEERAFSASVMVDDITVGYYNSETKIYVARGNNTNEDDIVDPNNLGSVGDNVLAHFTERSNRLRPVNDTESHEVFQLMCLCEQSDNNLGQMISKTAYRGSTVDERRFVDGKFTYQVYSNYTEKEIKRNLELSKLHLEKLYYPACIKTLRKYLKKRETQVNRKVKPRVRIIQKANSDSGGFRVSCLATGFYPRHINLTLFRDGQPVADHEITGGDLLPNGDGTYQMRKSLEISAADKHKYTCSVTHLSLDHQLKVTSESDSGESFKSAILSAVLIVLALVLVFGIGAIIYKYRKKQTDVVS encoded by the exons ATGAACACGCCCTGTGCTCTTATTTGTTTCCTTTTGGTTCCAGGTTCTGTTTTAGCAG GTTCTCACACTTTGAGGGTGTTTGCAACTTACATTACAGAAGAAAGAGCATTTAGTGCTTCGGTTATGGTGGATGACATCACTGTAGGATATTACAATTCAGAAACAAAGATCTATGTTGCAAGAGGAAATAATACAAATGAAGATGATATTGTAGACCCAAATAACCTTGGGTCTGTAGGTGATAATGTACTTGCTCATTTTACAGAAAGATCAAATCGCCTGAGACCTGTCAACGACACAGAAA GTCATGAAGTTTTTCAGCTGATGTGTCTTTGTGAGCAGAGTGACAATAATCTTGGACAAATGATCAGCAAAACTGCTTATAGAGGCTCTACGGTTGATGAGCGGCGTTTTGTTGATGGCAAATTTACATATCAGGTTTATTCAAATTACacagaaaaagaaataaaacgcAATCTAGAACTGTCCAAGCTGCATCTTGAGAAGTTATATTACCCAGCCTGCATAAAAACTCTCAGGAAATATCTTAAAAAGAGAGAAACCCAAGTAAACAGAAAAG TAAAACCTAGAGTAAGAATTATTCAGAAAGCAAACTCAGATTCTGGAGGGTTTCGTGTGAGTTGTTTGGCAACAGGATTTTACCCTCGTCACATCAACCTGACCCTGTTCAGAGATGGGCAGCCTGTAGCTGATCATGAGATCACTGGAGGAGATCTGCTGCCCAATGGTGACGGGACGTACCAGATGAGGAAGAGTCTGGAGATCAGTGCTGCAGATAAACACAAATACACCTGCTCTGTCACACATCTCAGTCTGGACCACCAACTGAAAGTCACTTCAG AATCCGATTCTGGTGAATCATTTAAATCAGCGATTCTGTCTGCAGTGTTGATAGTTTTGGCTCTGGTGTTGGTGTTTGGGATTGGAGCCATCATATATAAATACAGGAAGAAACAAACAG ATGTTGTCAGCTAG